The following proteins are co-located in the Perca fluviatilis chromosome 22, GENO_Pfluv_1.0, whole genome shotgun sequence genome:
- the en2a gene encoding homeobox protein engrailed-2a → MEENDHGNRDVVERQESADESNRAILPLLQAPGNLQIPHRVTNFFIDNILRPDFGRKKDGGANREESSLASRESQSSPDAPQTEPVGNTVPAEGTSTPHTVTGTKKPAIAAEEPLKPRGESGDQCLSSDSDSSQASSNPAQSQSMLWPAWVYCTRYSDRPSSGPRSRKPKKKTTSKEDKRPRTAFTAEQLQRLKSEFQTNRYLTEQRRQNLAQELGLNESQIKIWFQNKRAKIKKANGAKNSLALHLMAQGLYNHATVTSKDEKSDSD, encoded by the exons ATGGAAGAAAATGATCACGGCAACAGAGACGTGGTGGAGCGGCAGGAGTCGGCGGATGAATCAAACAGAGCCATCCTTCCCCTCCTACAGGCGCCGGGGAACCTGCAGATCCCTCACCGGGTCACCAATTTCTTCATCGACAACATTCTTCGGCCGGATTTCGGACGGAAAAAGGACGGAGGCGCAAACCGCGAAGAGAGTAGCCTGGCATCGCGGGAGAGCCAGAGCAGCCCCGACGCCCCTCAGACCGAGCCAGTGGGGAACACGGTGCCGGCGGAGGGGACCTCCACTCCACACACGGTTACCGGGACCAAGAAGCCCGCTATAGCAGCCGAGGAGCCCCTGAAACCCCGCGGGGAGAGCGGAGACCAGTGCCTAAGCTCAGACTCAGACAGTTCCCAAGCCAGCTCAAACCCAGCCCAGTCTCAGTCCATGCTGTGGCCAGCCTGGGTCTACTGCACCAGATACTCGGACAGGCCTTCTTCAG GGCCAAGATCTCGCAAACCAAAGAAGAAAACAACCAGCAAAGAGGACAAGCGACCACGGACGGCCTTCACAGCAGAACAGCTGCAAAGACTAAAATCGGAGTTTCAGACAAATCGGTATCTGACCGAGCAGAGGCGGCAGAACCTGGCGCAGGAGCTGGGCCTAAACGAGTCCCAGATCAAGATCTGGTTTCAGAACAAGAGGGCCAAAATCAAGAAGGCCAACGGCGCTAAAAACTCTCTGGCCTTGCACCTGATGGCACAGGGACTGTACAATCACGCCACCGTCACGTCGAAAGACGAAAAATCAGACAGCGATTGA